The Novosphingobium sp. THN1 genome includes a window with the following:
- a CDS encoding tyrosine-type recombinase/integrase, whose translation MWSGKARSAKLTSEDLVRLREAAAASHNPCLGTIVALLVETRLRVEELLTARWEQIDLAGRTWTIYRPDGTLDRMSFSPGVASILRQIERTDGCPYVIANPRTGKPFRSITRSWEAARQKAGLVHLSLYELQHLCH comes from the coding sequence ATGTGGAGCGGCAAGGCGCGCAGCGCCAAGCTGACATCCGAGGATCTTGTCCGGCTGCGCGAAGCAGCAGCGGCAAGCCACAATCCGTGTCTTGGAACGATTGTGGCGCTGCTTGTCGAAACCAGGTTGCGGGTCGAGGAGCTGCTGACGGCGCGCTGGGAGCAGATTGACCTGGCCGGCCGGACCTGGACGATCTATCGCCCGGATGGAACGCTCGACCGGATGTCGTTCAGCCCTGGCGTGGCGTCGATTCTGCGCCAGATCGAGCGGACCGACGGTTGCCCTTATGTCATTGCCAATCCGCGTACAGGAAAACCGTTCCGCTCCATCACCCGCAGCTGGGAAGCGGCACGCCAGAAGGCAGGTCTGGTTCACCTCTCGCTCTACGAGCTGCAGCACCTGTGCCATTGA
- a CDS encoding methyl-accepting chemotaxis protein, whose protein sequence is MSIGTRIRRGGIAIAAAFALQAGATVYIEHSLVEAGNAGRLAAEAMRNHMQADMLHDGIRGSVYRVLYLNAHASAATRDAAVQEVRDYSARMHEAIAENRKLPLPGNVAEALAGVGRELDVYTRTATGIAELVASDAQSAGGRMPDLDAAFHALEVKQNTVADQIEAMANSADEDAEVLGTLAQVFVLALSALFGAMLWWALRALTTMVVRPLDRLAGQLDRMTGGDFTGEIDADRDDEVGAIQKAAIAFRTSALARLEIERDQALVVREISRGLDALAAGDLTCRLATPFAGSLDDLRAAYNRSSETLAGAFGDVSGAAARVSTGAQEIGAASNDLAQRNVRQAAHVEETLAAIKQLAGLINTTADGSDRARASIGQAQEVAGESASIVARANEAMASIEASSTQITQIVSLIDGIAFQTNLLALNAGVEAARAGEAGRGFAVVASEVRALAQRSSDAAADIRKLIDHSSLQVSAGVALVNDTGVALKRILDRVTDIRVQVDEIASGCTQQSATVSQIGATVCSMDQVTQQNAAMAEESNAAAQNLASEACELSRLVSGFQIASRQDGREAYALRKAA, encoded by the coding sequence ATGTCGATAGGTACTCGCATCAGGCGTGGGGGCATTGCCATTGCCGCAGCCTTTGCACTGCAGGCAGGCGCCACTGTCTACATCGAACACAGTCTCGTCGAGGCGGGCAACGCAGGGAGGCTGGCTGCAGAAGCGATGCGCAATCACATGCAGGCAGACATGCTGCACGATGGCATTCGCGGCTCTGTCTATCGGGTGCTGTATCTCAATGCTCACGCCAGTGCTGCAACCCGCGACGCTGCAGTTCAGGAAGTGCGCGATTACAGCGCGCGGATGCACGAGGCGATAGCGGAAAACCGGAAGCTTCCACTTCCAGGCAATGTCGCCGAAGCGCTCGCTGGGGTCGGCCGAGAGCTCGACGTCTATACCCGGACGGCGACCGGCATTGCCGAACTTGTTGCCAGCGATGCGCAATCCGCAGGCGGCCGAATGCCTGACCTTGATGCAGCGTTTCATGCACTCGAGGTCAAGCAGAACACGGTCGCAGACCAGATCGAGGCGATGGCGAATTCGGCAGACGAAGATGCGGAAGTCCTGGGAACGCTTGCGCAAGTTTTCGTGCTCGCTCTTTCGGCCCTGTTTGGCGCGATGCTGTGGTGGGCGCTTCGAGCGTTGACGACCATGGTGGTAAGGCCGCTTGATCGACTGGCCGGCCAGCTTGATCGCATGACCGGGGGCGACTTTACCGGCGAGATCGACGCCGACCGCGACGATGAGGTCGGTGCCATCCAGAAGGCGGCGATTGCCTTCCGCACATCAGCGCTCGCCCGGCTCGAGATCGAACGCGATCAGGCTCTGGTCGTGAGGGAGATATCGCGCGGTCTCGATGCTCTTGCTGCAGGTGACCTTACCTGCAGGTTGGCAACGCCTTTTGCCGGAAGTCTCGATGATCTGCGCGCGGCCTACAACCGCAGCAGCGAAACATTGGCAGGTGCCTTTGGGGATGTCTCTGGCGCTGCAGCGAGAGTTTCGACCGGAGCGCAGGAAATTGGCGCCGCATCCAACGATCTGGCTCAGCGCAATGTCCGGCAGGCTGCACATGTCGAGGAGACGCTTGCTGCCATCAAGCAGTTGGCTGGTCTTATCAATACTACCGCCGACGGATCGGACCGTGCGAGGGCATCGATTGGGCAGGCCCAGGAGGTAGCTGGCGAAAGTGCCTCGATTGTCGCGCGGGCCAATGAGGCCATGGCCTCGATCGAAGCATCGTCGACACAGATCACCCAGATTGTCTCGCTGATCGACGGCATTGCCTTTCAGACCAACCTCCTTGCCCTCAACGCCGGCGTGGAAGCTGCCCGAGCCGGTGAGGCTGGACGCGGGTTTGCGGTCGTCGCGAGCGAAGTCCGCGCCCTGGCGCAGCGCAGTTCCGATGCTGCTGCCGATATTCGCAAGCTCATCGATCATTCCAGCCTGCAGGTCTCAGCAGGGGTCGCTCTGGTAAATGACACCGGTGTTGCACTGAAGCGCATTCTTGACCGGGTGACAGACATTCGTGTCCAGGTCGATGAGATTGCATCTGGTTGCACGCAGCAGTCTGCTACCGTTTCGCAGATCGGTGCGACCGTGTGTTCCATGGACCAGGTAACGCAGCAAAATGCCGCCATGGCCGAGGAGTCCAATGCCGCGGCACAGAACCTTGCAAGTGAAGCGTGCGAGCTGAGCCGACTGGTGTCCGGATTTCAGATCGCTTCGCGCCAAGACGGTCGCGAGGCCTATGCCTTGCGAAAGGCAGCGTGA
- a CDS encoding pilus assembly protein gives MVMLLLGSFDLAYQAYLRSVVQGALNDISRTASLEAPEFNCESGTLTQKVQCAIKRRSDIVARDATYDVEIRNYYDFSGVGRSEKLVTDYNRNGAYDAGDCFVDLNENGRFDVDAGRVGVGGADDVAFYRVTVRMPRLLPVHQFLPVSPEYSIAGETALRNQPYTRQRVPPTICR, from the coding sequence ATGGTGATGCTGCTCCTTGGCAGCTTCGACCTTGCCTATCAGGCCTATCTGCGTTCGGTCGTGCAAGGTGCGCTCAACGATATCTCGCGCACCGCCTCGCTCGAGGCGCCCGAATTCAATTGCGAATCCGGCACGCTGACGCAGAAGGTGCAATGCGCGATCAAGCGCCGCTCCGACATCGTTGCGCGCGATGCGACCTATGATGTCGAGATCCGCAACTATTACGACTTTTCAGGCGTGGGCCGCAGTGAAAAGCTCGTCACCGATTACAATCGCAATGGTGCCTACGATGCCGGCGACTGCTTTGTCGATCTCAACGAGAATGGTCGGTTCGATGTCGATGCCGGGCGTGTTGGCGTAGGCGGGGCCGATGACGTGGCCTTTTACCGGGTTACGGTACGGATGCCCCGTCTTCTTCCGGTCCACCAGTTCCTGCCGGTTTCGCCAGAGTACAGCATCGCTGGCGAGACGGCCCTGCGCAACCAGCCCTACACCCGCCAGCGGGTTCCCCCGACAATCTGCCGATAG
- the rtcA gene encoding RNA 3'-terminal phosphate cyclase yields the protein MVRNSCALSLVTGEPFRISNIRGRRPKPGLMRQHVTAVEAACVISGAECSGLTVGATELEFRPGRVTPGEYRCAVGTAGSTGLVLQTVLMPLVLADGPSRLVLEGGTHNMLAPPFDFIERTFLPVINRMGPSVSARIVRHGFYPRGGGRIEVDITPAPLAPIDCIERGEQLGVAGQTVFTGLPFEIAERMLARARRDLGAWPDDAFAVRELPADQGPGVILMLEARYANVTEVVSGFGQLGVPAERLARTCAARMNGYIEASAFAGPYLADQLVLPFVLAGGGSLTTVKPSQHTLTAIDIAKRFTGLRIELTRQGGGEHLLTVG from the coding sequence ATGGTGCGCAATTCGTGCGCGCTGTCGCTCGTTACCGGCGAGCCTTTCCGGATCAGCAACATTCGCGGGCGTCGTCCGAAGCCTGGCCTCATGCGTCAGCATGTGACGGCGGTAGAAGCCGCTTGTGTAATCTCGGGAGCGGAATGCTCCGGCCTGACGGTCGGTGCGACCGAACTCGAATTCCGTCCCGGCCGAGTGACGCCGGGCGAATACCGGTGCGCCGTCGGCACGGCCGGTTCGACCGGGCTCGTGCTGCAAACGGTGTTGATGCCGCTTGTACTTGCCGACGGTCCCTCCCGGCTCGTTCTGGAAGGCGGAACTCACAACATGCTGGCGCCGCCGTTCGACTTCATCGAACGCACCTTCCTGCCCGTGATAAATCGGATGGGACCAAGCGTCTCCGCCCGCATCGTGCGGCACGGCTTCTACCCACGCGGAGGAGGAAGGATCGAGGTCGACATCACTCCGGCCCCGCTCGCGCCGATCGACTGCATCGAGCGCGGCGAACAGCTCGGTGTCGCCGGACAGACGGTTTTCACTGGCCTTCCGTTCGAGATCGCCGAGCGCATGCTGGCGCGCGCGCGGCGCGATCTTGGCGCTTGGCCTGACGATGCCTTTGCCGTGCGCGAACTTCCTGCCGATCAAGGGCCGGGCGTCATCCTGATGCTGGAGGCGCGCTATGCCAACGTTACCGAAGTCGTCAGCGGTTTCGGCCAGCTTGGTGTGCCTGCCGAACGCTTGGCCAGGACCTGCGCAGCCCGGATGAATGGCTACATTGAGGCGTCGGCTTTTGCCGGGCCGTACCTTGCTGACCAGCTTGTCCTACCGTTCGTGCTGGCGGGAGGCGGTTCTCTCACGACCGTGAAGCCGAGCCAGCACACGCTGACGGCAATCGACATCGCCAAGCGCTTCACGGGGCTGCGGATCGAGCTGACAAGGCAAGGCGGCGGTGAGCATTTGCTGACCGTGGGATAG
- a CDS encoding TadE/TadG family type IV pilus assembly protein, whose protein sequence is MAYQAIFRKVVQCTCGVAMVEFALGVPILLFMLLGGLELTNLMLTHMRISQIALTVADNAGRVRTGIDESNIYEVFAGANLVGQDLEFENRGRVVLSSLEPNGRSGTRAGQRITWQRCFGGLAVAPRYGLQGAGATDASLAAGMGPAGNRITAANATAVMFVEVSYDYRPVILESLQGVIGTIRYESAFNVRERTNQAITNTQGLSVRSC, encoded by the coding sequence ATGGCGTACCAGGCAATCTTCCGCAAGGTCGTGCAGTGCACCTGCGGGGTGGCAATGGTCGAATTTGCACTGGGCGTGCCGATCTTGCTGTTCATGCTGCTCGGCGGCCTCGAACTGACCAATCTCATGCTCACGCACATGCGTATCAGCCAGATCGCCCTGACGGTGGCAGACAATGCCGGCCGCGTGCGTACCGGCATCGATGAATCCAACATCTACGAGGTCTTTGCCGGAGCAAACCTGGTCGGGCAGGATCTCGAATTCGAGAATCGCGGGCGCGTCGTCCTGTCCTCGCTTGAGCCCAATGGTCGATCCGGCACGAGGGCCGGGCAGCGCATCACATGGCAACGCTGCTTTGGCGGGCTTGCTGTAGCTCCCCGCTATGGGCTCCAGGGTGCCGGGGCCACGGATGCATCGCTCGCGGCCGGGATGGGACCTGCCGGCAACCGCATCACTGCAGCCAATGCAACTGCCGTGATGTTTGTCGAAGTCAGCTACGATTACCGGCCGGTCATCCTCGAAAGCCTACAAGGCGTCATCGGTACGATCCGCTACGAAAGTGCCTTCAACGTGCGCGAGCGGACCAACCAGGCAATTACCAATACGCAAGGGCTGTCGGTACGATCGTGCTGA
- a CDS encoding RtcB family protein — MTSTTFEFQAVEGGVPIKMWTRGVPVDDKAREQLSRAAKMPFIFKHVAAMPDVHVGIGATVGSVIPTKGAVIPAAVGVDIGCGMMAARTSLMAHDLPDNLEGIRSAIEHAVPHGRDVGRGKRDKGSWGSPPPAIVEAWAILLQRFERICDKFPRLKNTNNLVHLGTLGTGNHFIELCLDQEARVWIMLHSGSRGVGNAIGSFFIELAKQDMRKWHINLPDENLAYFPEGTDHFDDYVEAVGWAQDFAALNRRMMMTNVIAALRGQISKPFDAELEAVNCHHNYVTRENHFGENVLVTRKGAVRAAKGVLGIIPGSMGAKSFIVRGLGNPESFDSCSHGAGRIMSRTEAKKLVTLDEHIRDTEGVECRKDAGVIDETPKAYKPIEKVMAAQADLVEIVHTLKQVVCVKG; from the coding sequence ATGACCAGTACGACTTTTGAATTCCAGGCCGTCGAAGGCGGCGTGCCGATCAAGATGTGGACGCGCGGCGTTCCGGTTGACGACAAGGCGCGCGAACAGCTTTCACGCGCTGCGAAGATGCCCTTCATCTTCAAGCATGTCGCTGCGATGCCCGACGTCCATGTGGGGATCGGCGCTACCGTCGGCTCGGTAATCCCGACCAAGGGTGCGGTTATTCCGGCCGCCGTTGGCGTGGACATCGGCTGCGGCATGATGGCCGCGCGCACCTCGCTGATGGCGCACGATCTGCCCGACAACCTCGAAGGCATCCGCTCGGCGATCGAGCATGCGGTGCCGCATGGGCGTGATGTCGGGCGCGGCAAGCGCGACAAGGGTTCGTGGGGTTCTCCGCCCCCGGCGATTGTCGAGGCTTGGGCCATTCTGTTGCAGCGCTTCGAGCGGATCTGCGACAAGTTTCCGCGGCTGAAGAACACCAACAACCTGGTGCACCTCGGCACGCTGGGAACGGGCAACCACTTCATCGAGCTGTGCCTCGATCAGGAAGCCCGCGTCTGGATCATGCTCCATTCCGGTTCGCGCGGGGTGGGCAACGCGATCGGCTCGTTCTTCATCGAACTGGCGAAGCAGGACATGCGCAAGTGGCACATCAACCTGCCCGACGAGAACCTCGCCTACTTCCCGGAAGGGACCGACCATTTCGACGACTACGTCGAAGCGGTCGGCTGGGCGCAGGACTTCGCCGCGCTGAACCGCCGCATGATGATGACCAATGTCATCGCCGCGCTGCGGGGCCAGATCTCGAAGCCTTTCGATGCCGAGCTTGAAGCGGTGAACTGCCATCACAACTACGTGACGCGCGAGAACCACTTCGGCGAGAACGTGCTCGTTACCCGCAAGGGGGCGGTGCGCGCGGCCAAGGGCGTGCTGGGAATCATCCCGGGCTCGATGGGAGCGAAGAGCTTCATCGTGCGCGGGCTGGGCAACCCGGAGAGCTTTGACAGCTGCAGCCACGGCGCGGGACGGATCATGTCGCGCACCGAGGCCAAGAAGCTGGTGACGCTCGACGAGCACATCCGCGACACCGAAGGCGTTGAATGCCGCAAGGACGCGGGCGTGATCGATGAGACGCCCAAGGCCTACAAGCCGATCGAAAAGGTGATGGCCGCACAGGCCGATCTGGTGGAGATCGTCCATACCTTGAAGCAGGTGGTCTGCGTGAAGGGGTGA
- a CDS encoding single-stranded DNA-binding protein codes for MKNTVTLVGFVGNTPEVRTAQSGAAITNLSLATTRSFKDSEGNRQTETEWHRTTCFNGVGKCVAEHVTEGAMVMVTGRIHHSRWTDSGGQTCYGCEIIAEQVDFLAKAKESSSEEPKKRRSK; via the coding sequence ATGAAGAACACCGTCACTCTCGTCGGCTTCGTCGGCAACACTCCGGAAGTCCGCACCGCCCAGTCGGGAGCAGCCATCACCAACCTCTCACTCGCCACTACACGCAGCTTCAAGGATAGCGAAGGCAACCGCCAGACCGAGACCGAATGGCACCGGACCACCTGCTTCAACGGTGTCGGCAAATGCGTCGCCGAGCACGTCACCGAGGGTGCGATGGTCATGGTCACTGGCCGGATCCACCACTCGCGCTGGACCGACAGCGGAGGCCAGACCTGTTATGGCTGCGAGATCATAGCCGAGCAGGTCGACTTCCTCGCCAAGGCCAAGGAATCCAGCAGCGAAGAACCGAAGAAGCGGCGCTCGAAGTAG
- a CDS encoding pilus assembly protein, with protein MARFLFCLGALLRDRSGNILMITAAALVPLLILVGSAVDLSRATMAKTRLQSACDAASLAARRVMQNDTFSTSVSETGQQFFRFNFPQGSFSTAPFTPEISRPEAGVIRVEAATQLPTVIMNIFGFEAIPLSVTCDASLNFVNTDVVLVLDVTGSMADPIDGSTKIAALRSAVMALYDELAPTQQMLESQGLRLRYGLVPYSSTVNVGRLLYAANPDSLRTQTTYPSRVANYNTPGYIANAPTSAGSWEYYNGSSGAGADSPTTRTRSTSQCQTWVQSARVNGGGPAPVATTVTSYGGTSTSTAYDATQDWGWSGAPVTTGSNRSCRRWRTVATTTYDTAYGFTNWTYRQVAYDTSQYIRPDGSIVIANSAGGTVPSAGSSFNLQQLASEVSGLTTSQVSWNGCIEERDTTTAIDGGTSLTIPAEAQDLDVNLVPNSDATRWRPALPDVVYTRSAGSASQTITGNASTSGWILNYAANLGYYACPAEARRLQSWDRDALQNYVNGLQPIGGTYHDIGMIWGARFISTAGVFGDGCDEYNAMPCNRHIIFMTDGLQTAYCNVLTAYGVEQNDMRVTGSGTCPSQLARHEQRFRMICNAAKNLNVSVWVIGFDTALNANLTGCASNSNQASTSTDGAALIARFRQIGNQIGALRLVK; from the coding sequence ATGGCCCGATTTCTGTTCTGCCTTGGCGCCCTGCTGCGCGATCGCTCGGGCAATATCCTGATGATAACCGCAGCTGCCCTGGTCCCGTTGCTGATCCTTGTCGGCAGCGCCGTCGACCTCAGTCGTGCAACGATGGCCAAGACACGGCTGCAAAGCGCCTGCGATGCAGCGTCGCTGGCGGCCCGGCGTGTCATGCAGAACGACACCTTCTCGACGTCGGTGAGCGAGACCGGTCAACAGTTTTTCCGCTTCAATTTCCCGCAAGGCTCGTTCAGCACGGCGCCGTTCACGCCCGAGATTTCACGGCCCGAGGCTGGCGTCATCCGGGTGGAGGCAGCCACACAGCTTCCCACCGTGATCATGAACATCTTCGGCTTCGAGGCCATCCCGCTCAGTGTCACTTGCGATGCATCGCTCAACTTCGTCAACACCGACGTCGTCCTGGTCCTCGACGTGACCGGATCGATGGCCGACCCGATTGACGGTTCGACCAAGATTGCGGCCCTGCGCAGCGCGGTGATGGCCCTCTATGACGAACTCGCCCCGACCCAGCAGATGCTCGAAAGTCAGGGCTTGCGGCTGCGATATGGACTGGTGCCCTATTCGAGCACGGTCAATGTCGGCCGGTTGCTCTACGCGGCAAATCCGGACTCGCTGCGAACGCAGACCACCTATCCATCGCGCGTGGCCAACTACAACACGCCAGGTTACATCGCCAACGCCCCGACCAGTGCGGGTTCGTGGGAATACTACAATGGCAGCAGCGGTGCAGGCGCGGACAGTCCGACAACGAGGACACGCTCGACCAGCCAGTGCCAGACATGGGTGCAATCGGCGCGCGTGAATGGCGGTGGGCCGGCACCGGTTGCGACCACGGTGACCTCCTACGGTGGTACGTCGACCAGCACGGCCTACGACGCGACCCAGGACTGGGGCTGGAGCGGGGCGCCGGTGACGACGGGCAGCAATCGCAGCTGCCGGCGCTGGCGCACCGTTGCGACCACGACTTACGACACGGCTTACGGCTTTACCAACTGGACCTATCGGCAAGTTGCCTACGACACGTCGCAATATATCCGGCCCGACGGATCGATTGTGATTGCCAACTCGGCAGGCGGGACTGTGCCGAGCGCGGGCAGCAGTTTCAACCTGCAGCAGCTTGCCTCCGAGGTGAGCGGCCTGACGACCTCGCAGGTGTCGTGGAACGGCTGCATCGAGGAGCGCGACACGACCACTGCGATCGATGGCGGCACGAGCCTGACGATCCCGGCGGAGGCTCAGGATCTCGATGTCAACCTCGTGCCAAACAGCGATGCCACCCGCTGGAGGCCCGCCCTGCCTGACGTCGTCTATACCCGCAGTGCCGGAAGCGCATCGCAGACGATCACTGGCAATGCCAGCACGTCGGGGTGGATCCTGAACTACGCTGCAAACCTTGGATACTACGCCTGCCCGGCAGAGGCCCGCCGACTGCAGTCGTGGGACCGGGACGCCCTGCAGAACTATGTCAACGGCCTGCAGCCGATCGGCGGCACCTACCATGACATCGGCATGATCTGGGGAGCGCGCTTCATCTCGACTGCGGGCGTCTTCGGCGACGGGTGCGATGAATACAATGCTATGCCGTGCAACCGCCATATCATCTTCATGACCGACGGATTGCAGACTGCCTACTGCAATGTCCTGACGGCCTATGGGGTTGAGCAGAACGACATGCGCGTGACCGGAAGCGGGACCTGTCCAAGCCAGCTTGCCCGCCATGAGCAGCGGTTCCGGATGATCTGCAATGCCGCCAAGAACCTCAACGTCTCGGTCTGGGTGATCGGGTTCGACACCGCGCTCAACGCCAACCTGACCGGCTGTGCCAGCAACAGCAACCAGGCCTCGACATCGACCGACGGTGCAGCGCTCATTGCAAGGTTTCGCCAGATCGGCAACCAGATCGGCGCCCTGAGACTGGTCAAGTAG